In the Solea senegalensis isolate Sse05_10M unplaced genomic scaffold, IFAPA_SoseM_1 scf7180000016410, whole genome shotgun sequence genome, AAATTAAGTAAACAGTTTAAACACAGCATCCCCAGGATGATGTCATGAATCTATgtaccaagtttggttaaaatatgttaaagggTTGCAGAGAAACtggcttacttcctgtttggtgacctCAACGTCATGTTTGAttggctgccacggccaagAATGCATTGGTGTGGCATGGTCTGAAGATCATCTGAACGATGTTTTGAGaagattacacaaaatgtgtgacaagagaAGCCTTTGAAAGGTTAGGGATCAAATCAAGgatggcagaaaaaaacattaagtatGCGTTGAACTCctgacacacacctgtgctcctcccacacacacacctgacacacacctgtgctcctcccacacacatatatctgacacacacctgtgctcctcccacacacacacaccagccacacACCTGtgctcctcccacacacacacccacagccTGCACCTGTACTCCTCCCACACCACACagactttgcacacacacacacctgtgctcactccacacacatacctgacacacacctgtcctactcccacacacacacagaccttgCACCTCctcccacccccacacacacccacaacacacacaccatactcCTCCCACCCCACCTAGaccttacacacacacctgtgctcctcccacacacacctgacacacctgtgctcctcccacacacagacCTGACGCAGCAGCGGGAAACTTGATGCTCGTACACAAGTGAGACGTCTGTGGAGTCACTGCCGACACCTGGTGACGTCATCAACGCAGAGGGCGGAGCCATGGCGCACGGTCAGCAAGATATTAGTCACATGTATGCCCCGCCCCACCcacaccccctccccccttccTCTTACTCCTGCAGTGGAGATATGTACCTGGAGCAGCCTGCAGGGGGATACCTGTCTTCCAGCTTCCACCCTGCCCCTCCTCCTGCCCCTCCCCCATCCTACAGCTCACCTGCCAACAAACCTGTGTCAGTAGAGGGCGCTGCTCTTCTGTCCATGCTGCCAGACTTTGGAGGTTTTTATCCACAGAGCTGCCAGAGAGACGTGGAGAGGAAATCCCTGCCGTTCCCGCTGGAGTCGCTCCGGATGGCTCCGCCCCTCACTCCGCTCAGCACCATCAGGAACTTCACACTCAGCGCGCCGTCGCCCTGCTCTGACGGCGCCGTGACCACCGCCTTCCCCGGCCACCAGAACCTCCCGCTCAGACCCATCCTCAGACCCAGGAAGTATCCTAACCGACCCAGTAAGACTCCGGTACACCAGCGTCCGTACCCGTGTCCAGCAGAGAGCTGCGACCGCAGGTTCTCACGCTCCGACGAGCTGAGCCGACACCTGCGCATCCACACGGGACACAAACCTTTCCAGTGTCGCATCTGCATGAGGAAGTTCAGCCGCAGCGATCACCTGACCACACACGTGCGCACGCACACCGGAGAGAAGCCGTTCACCTGCGATCACTGCGGCAGGAAGTTCGCCCGCAGCGacgagaggaggagacacatgAAGGTCCACCTGAGGCACAAGGACAAGAAGAGCACCACGTCCTGAAGGACAACTAGCCCAGAGCTGAAGACCCAGAGACAAACGGAGACAAGCTGAGACAAATTGGACAAACTGAGACAAATGGGACAAACTGATACAAATGGAgaaaaactgacacaaacagagacaaacagagacaaacgGAGACCACTGAGACAAACAGGACAAATGGAGACAAATGGAGACAAGCAGAGACAAATGGGACAAACGAAGACAAACTGACACAAGCAGAGACAAGCGGAGACCACTGAGACAAACAGGACAAATGGAGACAAACTGAACAAATGGGACAagacaaactgacacaaacagagacGAACGGAGACCACTGagacaaactgacacaaactgAGACCACTGAGACAAACAGGACAAATGGAGATAAAGACAAATGGGACAAATGGAGACAAACGGGACAAATGAGACAAATGGAACTGAGAAAAACGTAGA is a window encoding:
- the egr2a gene encoding E3 SUMO-protein ligase EGR2a, which gives rise to CSYTSETSVESLPTPGDVINAEGGAMAHGQQDISHMYAPPHPHPLPPSSYSCSGDMYLEQPAGGYLSSSFHPAPPPAPPPSYSSPANKPVSVEGAALLSMLPDFGGFYPQSCQRDVERKSLPFPLESLRMAPPLTPLSTIRNFTLSAPSPCSDGAVTTAFPGHQNLPLRPILRPRKYPNRPSKTPVHQRPYPCPAESCDRRFSRSDELSRHLRIHTGHKPFQCRICMRKFSRSDHLTTHVRTHTGEKPFTCDHCGRKFARSDERRRHMKVHLRHKDKKSTTS